Proteins encoded within one genomic window of Megalopta genalis isolate 19385.01 chromosome 10, iyMegGena1_principal, whole genome shotgun sequence:
- the LOC117220298 gene encoding MRN complex-interacting protein isoform X1: MSQQMNILCCCSCSMYQVHIVKKAKKWQCKICNTKQTFRRIFFQGSGKDCRIQVQKLNAMKENEDQSYPSFEMATNSYDSQHNDYTDEPRLKVPENKWAKYLDTSDEGLFNSVQTADYQQVNETTDDSLNLSNDNASCGCSQNSHSFYHNDSQQNASSNDEEESDNLVKQEIYHIASDTKNDSESRNSKNNDLEKTVDATNIFDDNEDFDLAIDF, encoded by the exons ATGTCGCAACAAATGAACATtctatgttgttgttcttgcagtatGTATCAG GTTCACATAGTCAAGAAAGCAAAGAAATGGCAATGTAAAATATGTAACACGAAGCAAACCTTCAGACGC ATTTTTTTCCAAGGATCGGGCAAAGATTGTCGCATTCAGGTTCAAAAATTGAACGCCATGAAAGAAAATGAGGATCAATCGTATCCATCATTCGAAATGGCTACTAACTCATATGACAGTCAACACAATGATTATACCGATGAACCTAGATTGAAGGTACCTGAAAATAAATGGGCAAAGTATTTGGATACTTCTGATGAAGGTCTATTTAATAGTGTGCAAACTGCAGATTATCAACAAGTTAATGAAACAACTGATGATTCTCTAAACTTGTCTAATGATAACGCATCGTGTGGATGTTCTCAAAATAGTCATTCTTTCTACCACAATGATTCTCAACAGAATGCTAGTTCCAATGATGAAGAAGAATCTGATAATCTTGTAAAACAAGAAATATATCATATTGCATCGGATACAAAGAATGATAGTGAAAGTCGAAATTCTAAAAACAATGATCTGGAGAAAACAGTAGATGCAACAAATATTTTTGATGATAATGAGGATTTTGACCTTGCCATTGATTTTTAA
- the LOC117220298 gene encoding ATP synthase subunit s, mitochondrial isoform X2: MTLYALGRLNSSVQHCTRHQHKSIFYWLTVAFNSVNEERRKQLGPDISCAEWLLRNGAFVKWKDSPEEITDYNALPTTYANYKIEVVNAIDAGISYVGFPHFEGCKHIKTIKLDNCRYINDKAISMLPILESSLTQVLLLNLKSITDDGLRELKNLKNLEEIDLQGLSYVENLEAVCAEIKAALPKSNAPYFSPQLKSTPKLIVSL, from the exons atgaCATTATAC GCTCTGGGCAGATTAAATTCCTCTGTACAGCACTGCACAAGACATCAACACAAATCCATCTTTTACTGGCTTACTGTTGCATTTAATAG tGTTAATGAAGAGCGTAGAAAACAACTTGGTCCTGATATTTCTTGTGCAGAATGGCTCCTGCGAAATGGAGCATTTGTCAAGTGGAAAGACTCTCCAGAAGAAATAACAGATTATAATGCGCTACCAACAACATATGctaattataaaattgaagtTGTTAATGCTATAGATGCTGGAATTAGTTATGTTGGATTTCCACACTTTG AGGGATGCAAACATATAAAGACAATAAAGTTGGATAACTGTAGATATATAAATGACAAGGCTATATCAATGCTACCTATACTAGAAAGTTCACTTACTCAAGTATTGCTACTGAACTTGAAAAGTATTACTGATGATGGGTTACGGGAATTAAAAAATCTCAA AAATTTGGAGGAAATAGATCTTCAAGGACTATCATATGTTGAAAATCTGGAGGCTGTTTGTGCAGAAATCAAGGCAGCTCTACCCAAAT CAAATGCACCGTATTTTTCACCGCAATTGAAATCGACACCGAAACTTATTGTTAGTCTTTGA